The Gracilimonas sediminicola sequence TGGCGTCATACACCTGTACATCCGATCGATTGTAGGTATCGCGATCTTCTTCGGCACCCGGTCCGCGCAGCATCATACCGCCGGCGTTATGGTAACTCTGTCCGGCCGCGATGTTGGGGTGATCCATCACAAATTCCATCACCGCTCTGTTCTCAGGCAGTGAAAAAGGATATTTGTGCGCTCCGCGTTGAATATAATCGGGTTGCCAGTTCCAGCCCCAGTCCCGGTTAGGATCGTAATAGCCTTCGGCATCTTCATTGATGCGACCATCGTTGTCGTTATCCAGCCCTTCCGATCCAAGCAGTTCATATTCGCCGAACTCGCCGTCTCCTACACGCTGCATCAGTTCGGGATATTCAGGATGGGGATTAAACTGCCCGCGCGGATTCTTGCGGCGCATGTAGGTGATGCTTCCGTCGCCATTCAGGTCATCGTATTTGTCTTCATTAACCTTTCCGTCCAGGTCGTTGTCGATGGGCTTCATCCCGGACCGGGGAGAGCTTGCGGTATTCGGAGCCTCAAAGAAGTTTTCGCGTCCATCCGGGTTGATGGTTGGTGCGATATAAAACGTCTTTTCATTCAACAGCTGCGTGATGAACTCATTCTTTCCAAACATCTCAGCGAGATACCAAGCGGTGTAAAGCGAGACTTCCGTTCCTTGTATTTCGTTAGAGTGAATGTTTCCGTCTATATACATAGCCGGCTTTCGGTCTGCGTTGCCTTCCCTGAAATTGCTGACGGTCAGTAACCAGATATCACGCCCTTCATAAGACTTTCCAATCGATTCTCGTTTAACGAGGTTTGGATGAGCATCAGCCAGTTCTTTGGTGAAATCAGTGATGGTCTCATAGGTATAGTATCGGTTCCAGCTGGCTTCCACTTTTGGATTGGCCGGTGAACCGGCTGCCTGGAAAAACCCATCGGTAATTTGGCCTTGAACCGTTGACGGCTGCATCCAGACAAGACCAACAAGGGCTGTAAAAAGTAAAAAGTGTGTTAATTTCTTCATGGCTAACTCTATCGGATGGTATGTTCTTTGGTTGAAATTCCGGTATTCGGGGCTCCGGCTGAGAGGCTGAAAGTGCCTTTTCCTCGAACCAGCCAGGTTTTCTGAATGCTTCCGTCACCTTGAATCGACTCAATGGTATCCAGCCTTTCACCGCTCACAAGTTCAAGTCCGTTTGAAAGGCTAATCTCCACAACTACTTCTTTTACCCAATCGGTACGTTCTCCCAGTCGGGAGGCTGTCGGTAAAATTCCATCATTGTGGATATCCACGGTGATTCGGGTCAGGTTCCGGCCGGCTTGTTGTGCTTCAAAATTCACAAGTTTAACGGATGGCTTCATGGAAGCAAGTTCCAGGATAAAGTCGGTATGTTTTTGAGCAAGTGAATCCACCATTTGGTAAGGAGGATTTAACCGTACATAAGGTTTAATACCACCCACCTCCACTGTTTTGTTCGGAAAATCGGGGTGATTAACTTGCTGCCATTCTGCAAAGGCATTCAGGTTATTCTGCTCAGCCCAGGCAAGGAACTGGGCATCTTCGCTGTCAAATTTCAGAGGTTCTTCTTCCTCATCGGTTACTTCGGGAGTCCACCAACCGGGAGTGCTGAAGCTAAATCGGCCATAGTGGAAATACGCCCACTGGAAAAAGTCGCCGGGCTGTCCGTTCATCTCCGGAGCATTTTTGAGTCCGGTTATGTCGTTGTATTTGTCGGATACGAGTTTATTGATGGCTACATCATCTTCATACCAACCTTTGATTACGCGCTGACTAACAGCTCCCCGATTGAACTTTACGGGCGTACTCAGGTTATTGGCCGGGCCAAACGATACAACGGAAAAAACGTTAGGTGCTTCCTCAAACAAGAAGTCTAAAACGGCCCGGGTCTCAATCTGGGAAGCCATATTCTCTCCGGCGCCCGGTTCAAAGTAGGGATAATCGTAGGTGAAGTTCATGTTGATATTGACGCCACCAGGGTTGTCTTCATTGAATGCCCCGTCTCCATCATCATCGATACCCTCGGTGAATAATTTATAAGAACCTTTTTCCCCTTTAGTGATGTCGGCCTTTTTCAATAACCGCTCATCTTCTGGGTGAATCATCCACTTACCGGTTTCGTCCTGCACCCGCATCATGGTTATGAGGTTATCGTTGTTCAGATCGTTAAAAGGATCTTCATCAAAAGCATCGTCTCGGTCTTCGTTGGTGGAGGAGGTGTTTACATCCCGTTCATACTTCAGCGAAGCAAAATACTGCTCGGTGGCATCCGGGTTAATTCTCGGAAGCACATAAAATGTGGTGGTTTGTAGAAGCCGGCTGACTTCCTCTGAAGAAGCATTCGCAAGCAGTTTCTCCGCAAAAGTTAAGGCAAGCTCGCTTCCAAGAAGGTGTGAGCCTTTAGCCCCGCCCACCACTGCAACCGCCGGATGGTTTTGGACATCACCCGAACCAATGGTAAGCAGCCAGATATCCCGGCCATCTTTTGTTTTGGCAAGAGAGGTAAGTTGGGCGAGGTTTTCATAATTGTCTTCAAGCTCATTCAACCGGTCGGTAAGCGTGTTGAAGTTGCTATAGCTGTTCTGAGCGACGGTAAACCCCGATAAGCAGAGTCCCCATCCCAAAATAAACAGCATCGATCGCAGTATCCTGTTATTCATATTCCGTAATTAGATTTTAAAGTATAGCGAGATAGTAACCCGTTGAACGCTGCAATTCAAAGGCAGAACTGTTAAAAGTTAATAAGCAGGCCCAACTTAGCATCTTGGTTTTAACTCAATAGATGTTATTTTCTGAGCGGCTTAATAATCAGACACGATAATCACGCATGAAAAAGAAAATAGCAGCACTCATTGGGGTGGTTTCCCTATTCATTTTAGCGTCTCAGTATGCCTGGGCAGATGTACAAACGGCTGAGGCTTCCTCATCCATAGTAGGTAGCTGGCTCAGTATCCTTCCGCCACTGGTAGCTATTGGAATCGCCCTGATCTTCCGTCAGGTTCTGTTCGCGTTATTTTTGGGGATCTGGATGGGAGCCTACCTGGCCGGTGAACTTACCTTTTTAAATGTATTCGACAGCTTTTTTGCTTCTTTGAGTGATTACATCGTGCCGGGGGTTTCAGATCCGGACAGAATGAGTATCGTAATTTTTTCCATCCTGATTGGCGGTATGGTAGGTATCATCACCGATAACGGAGGAACCCGTGGGGTTATTAAGGCCATTACCCGGTTTGTGCGAACAAAAGTGCAGGGACAGTTAGTGACTTCGCTGATGGGTTTTGTAGTATTTTTTGATGATTACGCTAATACGATGGTGGTGGGAAATACCATGCGTCCGCTAACCGATAAGCTTCGCATTTCGAGAGCAAAACTGGCGTACCTGGTGGATGCTACTGCCGCACCCATTGCCACTATTGCTCTGGTGAGTACCTGGATTGGTGCTATGGTGGGATTCATTGCCACAGCCGAAGCAGAAATGGCCAATTTTAATGAAGCAGCCTACTCGGTATTTATCAATTCACTGCCGTACAACTTCTACGCATTCTTCACCATTTTATTCGTGATCCTGATTGCCGCTTCCGGGCGTGATTTTGGCACCATGCTGAAGGCTCGTATAGACCTGTATAAGGCCAAGCACGATTCCAAGCTGGATAAATACAATCTCTACAAAGATAAAATTGAGGAAGACGAGGCCAAGAAATCTGAATCGCATTGGGCAAATGCGGCCATCCCGATTCTGACGCTTGTATTCGGAACCATAATCGGGTTGTTTGTGACCGGTGAAGGAAACAGCATTCAGGCTATTGTTGAGACTGCTAATTCATATGATGCTTTATTATGGGGATCACTGGCTTCCGTAGTGGTAGCCATTGGGATGACGCTGGCTCAGAAGCTGCTTGACATCGAAAAAACGCTGGAAGGCATGATGAATGGCATGCATGTGATGTTTGACGGAGTGCTGATCCTGGTACTGGCATGGGGATTGAGTGATGTGACGGTGGCACTGGGTACCGCCGATTACCTGGTTTCTGTTTTCGGAGAAACGCTGAATCCTTATTGGATGCCGGCAATTGTACTGGTGCTTTCGGCGCTGACGGCATTTGCAACCGGTTCAAGCTGGGGAACCATGGGAATTTTGATGCCGCTGGTAGTCCCACTGGGTTGGGAGATTGGAATTAATACCGGCGTACCTATGGAAACCACACTGGAGATTATCTATGCAAGTGTGAGTGCAGTATTAGCCGGATCGGTTTGGGGAGATCATTGCTCACCGATTTCAGACACCACTATTTTAAGTTCGTTAGCCACGCAGTGTGATCATGTGGAGCATGTAAATACGCAGCTTCCATATGCGATGATTGTTGGTACGATTAGTATTCTGGCTATGATTGCGGCGATCGTTTTAAACATCTCTGTTTGGATTATCTACCCGGTTGGGGTCGCCATCATTGTGGGGATTATCTACAAATTCGGGAAAATACCTGATCCTGAAAACTACACACCGGAAGGGAAAGAACCGGCCATCACCAGCCTGGACGGATAAAAGGATGGAATTTTATGGTCAGAATCGAAGAGGAAGAATTTCTGCCGGCATTAAATACTGAAGTGCTGTTCGCCTTCAACCTGTGTGGTTCCCGGTTTAAACCTTCGCTCGGTAAAATCGATGGTTCCTTCTTTATCAATTAGCAGAACCGTGGAACACCGGGAACCATAGCTTTCGGTTTTGATGAAAATGGAGGAGACTGCTTTTTCTAATTCTTTGGGAATGCCGGTTACAGGAAGTTCAGTATCGGGTGCTTTTCGCTCATCAGCCAGAAGCTTGAACAACTCTTCTTTATCAAAATTCTCTTCAGAAATGATAGTTTTTAATTGCTGATTGGCTCTTTCTAACTTCGGCCAGGGCGTGTCGAGCAGGGCATTGCTCAACCCATGAATACCCGGTTCAATCCGGCTTACTTTTTTATTCTGGTTGGAATAGTGGTAAAAGTCTTTGTGATCCCACACCAGTAAATTAAAGCCGTTATACAATTCGGCCTTTTTCGAAAGTCCGGCCAGGTAATCCATTGCCGTTTGCTTGTTCTTCAGGTAATCGAGAACGATTTCCCCTCTGCTGGGTGGGTCTTCTTTTTTGATGGAAGGGTCGCGATAGTTGGTAAGAGCGCTCCATCTTCCATCTTTATTTACTCCCAGCCAGGTACCGCCCGCTTCAAGGTCTTTACCGGCTAAGATATTTGGTTTACCTTCCTCTGTCCAAAATTGTGCTTTACGTGTTGGCCGACCATAGAACTCATCCCGATTGCCGGCTAAGATAAGATCGTATTTGGGGTGAGCCTTGTATGCGAATGTGATTAAGCACATAAATAATACCAACGGGTTTCGATATTTGCCTGAATCTAAGCATATTCATGAAACCTAATACAAGTTTTTCGTAAAGAGATACATGCAACAGAGTAAAAAACTCTTTAGGGATGTTTTGATTTTTCTATTCGGGGTGGCCGGGATAGGGTGGTTCTTCTATTCATTTCAAAATCATCATCCATTTACTATTACCCACACCAAAGTGCCTAAAGGCCACATCATTGAAAAAGCAGACTCTGTTTTTCAAAGCTGGCAGTACCAGGCCTTGGACTTTTATCCTCAAACTGAATTCAACACCGAAGAGGATGTAATTGATTCACTTCAGGTAAAATGGGGAATCAGTGAGTTCAAGAATAAACTGAGGGAATCCGAATTCCTGCAAAACCTGCCCCTGGCTAAATGGGAAGTCCGGGAATACAACTTACAAAGTGAAAATAATGATTACTCGGTAGAGGTTGGGCTGACTCCGGATGGTAAAGTGGTGGACTTCTTGGCAACTACCGAATTAATAAACCAGCAGCGACCATTTAACCGTTATGCGGTGCGGACGGTATTTCAAAACCAGGTTGATAATTACTCCCGGGGATTGGAGGATTCATTGCTCACCGGGCTCTCGGATTATCAGCATCTGAACACGGAGTCGGGTTCCAACTCCCAGGCGCTCACCATTATTGAACGGCTGCGGGAGATTCGCGGAATGCAGGATGAACGTGTTTATGAGATGAACAACATCTGGAATCTGGCAGATTTCTATTTGGGCAGGACTGCCTGGCGCTCAATGGATCTGCAACAGGATACGGCGGAGTTGGTAGATCAGGCAGGCTTACGTTTTGCCAGGGCAACTTATTCCGCATCAGATTCTGCCACGGGTGTTAATGTTGAGCTGACCATGGAGTTGCTGCCGGCCGGCTCCATGAAATCCATGTCGTACCGCATTTATCCGCGTATTGAAGAAAGCAGCTCAAAAGTAACTGATATCCTGGAGGGTACGTCCCTGTTTGTGATCCTGGTATTTGCTCTGTGGCTGCTCTTTGTTTTTTATTTAAGGATTAAAGCCCGAGCTATCGATACAAAGCCTGCAATTATTATTGCGGTACTTGCCGGGTTTCTTGTTCCCGGTTTTTGGCTGCTGAACTTCATTGATCAAATGGGATGGATGTACGGGTTCAACGGATCGGTTACCATCTTCCAAAACCTGATGATGCTCGGCATCATGGGGGCGATTGGCGCTGTAGGTTTCTTCGTATTAACGGCGGTAAGTGATTCCATCACCCGGCAATACTGGCCCGAAAAACTAAAAACCTGGGATTTGGTACGCCGTGGTTTATTCATGAATAAACCTGTAGGCTGGGGAATGGTTAATGCAATTGCCATCGGGGGAATATTGGTTGGGATTGTGGGGCTGTTTTTGTCGATGTTTGATACCACCTATATATCTGCAAACACCGGTTTGATGTCGGATGATTATTTTCTTCCCTCTATAGCAAACCTGATGGTTACCACACTTTTCGTGCTGGTGATCGTAGTTCCCCTTTATTTGATTATCGGAAATCAGATCAAAGGCATGGTTGGGCGCGACTGGATTATTCCGATTGTAAGTGCCGTGCTTTTTGCGCTGATTGATCTTCTCCCATTTAACATTGAGCCGGATGAACTGGACCGTTTATTGAGGGGAGTCCTTGGATTTGTGTTGGGGTATTTCTACCTGCGTTACGATTTTTTGACCATCGTTTTCGGAGCCTTTTTGTTTGTCAATTTTCTAACGACTTCCAATGGCTGGCTACTCGAAGGCTCACCCGATGCAAACACCTTTTACATGTTCATGATGGTGCTTCTGACCTTTGCAGTAGGAGGTATCTATTTTGTGTTTAAAGGAACTGAGAGGGATGAACTTCCCGAATATGTGCCGGGCTATATCGAAGATCAGGCGAAGGAACAGCGCCTTAAGCAAGAGCTTTCCATTGCCCGTGTTGTGCAGCAAACGTTTTTGCCATCAAAAATCCATCACTTGCCGGGAATTGATATCGCCGGAATTTGTATCCCTGCCCAGGAAACCGGCGGAGATTATTACGACATGATTTCGCTGGGCGATCAGCGCACGGCACTGGCCATCGGCGATGTGAGCGGGAAAGGAATTCGGGCTGCTTTCTATATGACCTTTACCAAAGGAGTGCTTCACAGCTTAAGCGCGTTGATTTTGTCTCCGGTAGAGCTGCTCAACCAGCTGAACAGGTTGTTCAATGAAAACGCAACCCGGGGTACCTTTATCTCTATGATTTACGGAATTCTTGAAGCCGACAAAAGACAATTTACCTTCGCCAGAGCCGGACACAACCCGATGCTTGTGGTTCGTGCCAATGGTGATACGGAATGGCTGAAGCCAAATGGGGTTGGCATTGGAGTTGCTCAAAAAGCGGAAGCTTTCATTAAATGTACCGAAGAAGCTACCCTCAAGCTGAAAGAGGGTGATGTGGTTATCATGTACACCGATGGCATTACGGAAATGCTGAATGCCGGCAATCACTTTTATGGAGAGGAACGGCTTGAGCGACTGGTTAAAGGGGTGAGAAAAGCTTCATCCGAAAAAATCATGGAGATTATTGTGGATGATGTGAACGAGTTTAAAGGCGTTGTTAAACAACACGACGATATGACCTTGTTAATAATCAAAGCCGATGCCTCAGTAAATCAGTAATTTTTGTATTTTAGCCTTTGCTAAGAACTTAATACACCGCTGTTAAACTTAAACGGTGTTCAATTCCTTAAAAAATTTCATCCATTGCGAGAATCATTAAAAAATAACATGGGCTTAAGTCAGTCTGTAGAAGATTACCTGAAAGTCATTTATGTGTTAGAATCTGAAGGTGAAGGGACTACTACAACAAGAATTGCTAATGCGCTGGACGTTTCTTCTGCTTCGGTAACCAATATGCTGAAGCGCCTTGCAAAGATGAATTTACTGGAATATGAATCTTACAAAGGTGCTAAGTTAACCGATGCCGGAAATAAAATTGCCCTGGAGATCTTGCGGCACCACCGACTATTGGAGTTATACCTTAAAGAAGTGATGGGCTATTCCTGGGATGAAGTACACGATGAAGCCGAGAAACTGGAACATCATATTTCGGAGCAATTTGAAGATCGTATTGCTGAATTACTGAACCACCCCACACACGATCCTCATGGCGATCCCATTCCTTCCAAAGACGGAATCATGCCAACTATGGCCCAGCTTTCCATATCCGAAGCGGAGGAAAATACACCATACATCATCGGTCGCGTGAAAGACCAGGACCCGGAATTACTGCGTTATCTGGAGAAAATCGGGGTGCTGCCCGGGTCAAAAGTAGAGGTTATCGAAAAAGCTCCGTTCGATGGACCGGTTAAAATCCGCCTGGAAGATAACATAGAGCAGATGCTGGGTCAGGCCGTTGCCAGCGAAGTGTATTTAATTGAAGCTGACAACCCTGTATAGACCACAAATCTAAGGCTTCGATTTGATTGCGGAAATGATAATCAGGTTTGCCGTACTTCGATATTAGCAGCCTTCATCTTCTCCTTAAGGTCTTTGATCTCAATTTCTTTAAAGTGAAAAATACTGGCTGCAAGCACAGCATCCGCGTTTCCTTTGGTGATGGCTTCAATACAGTGCTGAACAGTACCGGCACCTCCACTGGCAATCACGGGTATATGGACGATGCCGTTAATTTTATCCAGAATATCGATATCGAAGCCGCTCTTGGTGCCATCGCGATCCATGCTGGTGAGCAGAATTTCACCGGCTCCCCGTTTTTCTATCTCCTGCATCCATTCAATAGCATCTAAGCCGGTATCTTCAGTGCCTCCTTTGATGTACACATTCCAGCTGTCTCCATGTCTTTTGGCATCAACGGCGGCTACAATAGCTTGGGCGCCGAAAGCCGTGGAGGCTTCGTTAATCAGGTCCGGGTTCTTCACTATACTGCTGTTAAGGGAAACTTTATCGGCACCGGATTTCAGCAGCTCTTCAATTTCATCCACGGTTTTGATGCCACCGCCCACTGTGAATGGGATGTTAATTTCAGCAGCAATTCTTTTAACCAGCTCAACAAGGGTTTTTCTCTTTTCAAGCGTTGCGGTAATATCAAGAAAAACCAGTTCGTCGGCACCTTCCTCGCTGTATCGTTTGGCTAATTCAACGGGGTCACCGGCATCCCTTAATCCTTCAAAATTGACGCCTTTTACGGTTCGTCCGTCTTTAATATCCAGGCAGGGAATGATTCGTTTCGTGAGCATAGAGTTTTGAAAATCTGCTTAACCTCTGCGGATACACAATTGGGTGTAGGTGATAAATTTCCAGATCCCGCTTGGCTAAAAATTAGACTCCAAATATAGAAAATTCTTAAAACGTGTGTTAGTGAAATAAGGATAAAGATAGACCGGCAATGAACCCAAAGTCCTGATTTTGAGTTACACTGCAAAAGAAATAATGACATGAAGTTTAAAACCACAGACGTTTCAAAACCGGCCGGTGAAATCCTAAGCGAAGTGATGGGAGGTTCGCATTCTCAACTGTTGATTCCACCCAAACTGGCAGACGAAAATCCACCTGCGCAACATCCTGAGTCCGATGAAAAACATATCGGACTGTTTTCCAGTGGTACAACCGGTTCACCAAAAGAAATCTGGAACAGCTGTGAAAACCTGATTCGTAATGCCCGGTTTACTGCAGAAGCATTTGGCGTGAAATCAAACCATCGGCTTTTGATGATGGCTGCACCCTGGCATGTAGCCGGACTCAGCTGGGCCATTATGGCTGAAGAGCTTGGGTGTGAATATCAATTCATCACTACAAAAAAAGGTGAAGGCGATAAATGGCTGAAGAATGTCCGGGAGTTTAACCCTGATTTTCTGCTTACCGTACCGGCTGTACTGAGGGCGCTGTATGACAAAGAGTGGTTTGTGCCGCAAGTAGTGTTCGGCGGGTATTCTTTGGATGAAGGCGAGTTTCAAAAATTAAATCCCCATTGTGATTTTACCATTCAGGGATATGGACAAACGGAGGCCGGTGGATTAATCGCGGCTCACAAACGAAAAAGTACAGCTCCGGTTCAGCCTTTTGAGCATTTGTGCAGCGGACATCCCATCCGGGGAGTTCAGTTGAAGTGTGAAGGAACACCCGAAAATCCGGCTCCAATATATATTCAATCAGAAACGGCCTTCACCGAACAAGAGTACAACAGCCGGGACGTGGGATTCATGGATTCGTCGGGCAGAGTGTATGTATCGGGCAGAGCTGATGACATTGTTAAACAAAAGTAGAGAAGGACAATTTTCTCTCCTGTTTTTCATTTAATATATTGAGTTGTCTAATTACAGGAGAAGACTATGAGACCCAATCGTTTACTATCGTTTTTATTAATCGCTGTTTTTTTAATTCCGCTAAGTTGTACCACCGATGTTACCGGCCCCAACCCGAACGGTGAATTGCCGAGAGAACTTTCCGCAGCTGAAAAGAAACTGGTTGAGGACGGGCAGTCATTCGGGTTTAATGTGTTTAAAAGCACAGTGGCCTCCGACTCATCGGAAAACATCTTCATTTCACCGCTCAGCATTTCGGTAGCTCTGGGAATGACGATGAACGGTGCGGAAGGGGAAACCTTCGAGCAGATGCGGGAGACGCTCACATTTCAGGGGTTGAGCCAGGAGGAAATAAACCAAGGATATCAGTCATTAATAAAGCTGCTGACGGAA is a genomic window containing:
- a CDS encoding M14 family metallopeptidase, translated to MKKLTHFLLFTALVGLVWMQPSTVQGQITDGFFQAAGSPANPKVEASWNRYYTYETITDFTKELADAHPNLVKRESIGKSYEGRDIWLLTVSNFREGNADRKPAMYIDGNIHSNEIQGTEVSLYTAWYLAEMFGKNEFITQLLNEKTFYIAPTINPDGRENFFEAPNTASSPRSGMKPIDNDLDGKVNEDKYDDLNGDGSITYMRRKNPRGQFNPHPEYPELMQRVGDGEFGEYELLGSEGLDNDNDGRINEDAEGYYDPNRDWGWNWQPDYIQRGAHKYPFSLPENRAVMEFVMDHPNIAAGQSYHNAGGMMLRGPGAEEDRDTYNRSDVQVYDAIGEMGERLMPGYDYLVVFEDLYSVFGGELDWFYGSRGAFTFTNELWTPYEMFNEDGGGRYGEQVYEFNKYLLFNDALVEWEPYDHPQYGEIEIGGLKKNLGRAHPGFLLEQMAHRNMAFTIYHAYHTPQLVIDEISERDLGGGLKEVTAVITNTRMIPTHASQDLKYKITPPNYISIDGARVEAGMIVTNRALNQTIEQKHNPEKLAVDNIPGMDSVTVRWIISRGNNYTITVDSKKGGLVSRKK
- a CDS encoding M14 family metallopeptidase, with translation MNNRILRSMLFILGWGLCLSGFTVAQNSYSNFNTLTDRLNELEDNYENLAQLTSLAKTKDGRDIWLLTIGSGDVQNHPAVAVVGGAKGSHLLGSELALTFAEKLLANASSEEVSRLLQTTTFYVLPRINPDATEQYFASLKYERDVNTSSTNEDRDDAFDEDPFNDLNNDNLITMMRVQDETGKWMIHPEDERLLKKADITKGEKGSYKLFTEGIDDDGDGAFNEDNPGGVNINMNFTYDYPYFEPGAGENMASQIETRAVLDFLFEEAPNVFSVVSFGPANNLSTPVKFNRGAVSQRVIKGWYEDDVAINKLVSDKYNDITGLKNAPEMNGQPGDFFQWAYFHYGRFSFSTPGWWTPEVTDEEEEPLKFDSEDAQFLAWAEQNNLNAFAEWQQVNHPDFPNKTVEVGGIKPYVRLNPPYQMVDSLAQKHTDFILELASMKPSVKLVNFEAQQAGRNLTRITVDIHNDGILPTASRLGERTDWVKEVVVEISLSNGLELVSGERLDTIESIQGDGSIQKTWLVRGKGTFSLSAGAPNTGISTKEHTIR
- a CDS encoding Na+/H+ antiporter NhaC family protein, with product MKKKIAALIGVVSLFILASQYAWADVQTAEASSSIVGSWLSILPPLVAIGIALIFRQVLFALFLGIWMGAYLAGELTFLNVFDSFFASLSDYIVPGVSDPDRMSIVIFSILIGGMVGIITDNGGTRGVIKAITRFVRTKVQGQLVTSLMGFVVFFDDYANTMVVGNTMRPLTDKLRISRAKLAYLVDATAAPIATIALVSTWIGAMVGFIATAEAEMANFNEAAYSVFINSLPYNFYAFFTILFVILIAASGRDFGTMLKARIDLYKAKHDSKLDKYNLYKDKIEEDEAKKSESHWANAAIPILTLVFGTIIGLFVTGEGNSIQAIVETANSYDALLWGSLASVVVAIGMTLAQKLLDIEKTLEGMMNGMHVMFDGVLILVLAWGLSDVTVALGTADYLVSVFGETLNPYWMPAIVLVLSALTAFATGSSWGTMGILMPLVVPLGWEIGINTGVPMETTLEIIYASVSAVLAGSVWGDHCSPISDTTILSSLATQCDHVEHVNTQLPYAMIVGTISILAMIAAIVLNISVWIIYPVGVAIIVGIIYKFGKIPDPENYTPEGKEPAITSLDG
- a CDS encoding NRDE family protein, with the protein product MCLITFAYKAHPKYDLILAGNRDEFYGRPTRKAQFWTEEGKPNILAGKDLEAGGTWLGVNKDGRWSALTNYRDPSIKKEDPPSRGEIVLDYLKNKQTAMDYLAGLSKKAELYNGFNLLVWDHKDFYHYSNQNKKVSRIEPGIHGLSNALLDTPWPKLERANQQLKTIISEENFDKEELFKLLADERKAPDTELPVTGIPKELEKAVSSIFIKTESYGSRCSTVLLIDKEGTIDFTERRFKPGTTQVEGEQHFSI
- a CDS encoding PP2C family protein-serine/threonine phosphatase: MQQSKKLFRDVLIFLFGVAGIGWFFYSFQNHHPFTITHTKVPKGHIIEKADSVFQSWQYQALDFYPQTEFNTEEDVIDSLQVKWGISEFKNKLRESEFLQNLPLAKWEVREYNLQSENNDYSVEVGLTPDGKVVDFLATTELINQQRPFNRYAVRTVFQNQVDNYSRGLEDSLLTGLSDYQHLNTESGSNSQALTIIERLREIRGMQDERVYEMNNIWNLADFYLGRTAWRSMDLQQDTAELVDQAGLRFARATYSASDSATGVNVELTMELLPAGSMKSMSYRIYPRIEESSSKVTDILEGTSLFVILVFALWLLFVFYLRIKARAIDTKPAIIIAVLAGFLVPGFWLLNFIDQMGWMYGFNGSVTIFQNLMMLGIMGAIGAVGFFVLTAVSDSITRQYWPEKLKTWDLVRRGLFMNKPVGWGMVNAIAIGGILVGIVGLFLSMFDTTYISANTGLMSDDYFLPSIANLMVTTLFVLVIVVPLYLIIGNQIKGMVGRDWIIPIVSAVLFALIDLLPFNIEPDELDRLLRGVLGFVLGYFYLRYDFLTIVFGAFLFVNFLTTSNGWLLEGSPDANTFYMFMMVLLTFAVGGIYFVFKGTERDELPEYVPGYIEDQAKEQRLKQELSIARVVQQTFLPSKIHHLPGIDIAGICIPAQETGGDYYDMISLGDQRTALAIGDVSGKGIRAAFYMTFTKGVLHSLSALILSPVELLNQLNRLFNENATRGTFISMIYGILEADKRQFTFARAGHNPMLVVRANGDTEWLKPNGVGIGVAQKAEAFIKCTEEATLKLKEGDVVIMYTDGITEMLNAGNHFYGEERLERLVKGVRKASSEKIMEIIVDDVNEFKGVVKQHDDMTLLIIKADASVNQ
- a CDS encoding metal-dependent transcriptional regulator, whose product is MRESLKNNMGLSQSVEDYLKVIYVLESEGEGTTTTRIANALDVSSASVTNMLKRLAKMNLLEYESYKGAKLTDAGNKIALEILRHHRLLELYLKEVMGYSWDEVHDEAEKLEHHISEQFEDRIAELLNHPTHDPHGDPIPSKDGIMPTMAQLSISEAEENTPYIIGRVKDQDPELLRYLEKIGVLPGSKVEVIEKAPFDGPVKIRLEDNIEQMLGQAVASEVYLIEADNPV
- the hisF gene encoding imidazole glycerol phosphate synthase subunit HisF, producing MLTKRIIPCLDIKDGRTVKGVNFEGLRDAGDPVELAKRYSEEGADELVFLDITATLEKRKTLVELVKRIAAEINIPFTVGGGIKTVDEIEELLKSGADKVSLNSSIVKNPDLINEASTAFGAQAIVAAVDAKRHGDSWNVYIKGGTEDTGLDAIEWMQEIEKRGAGEILLTSMDRDGTKSGFDIDILDKINGIVHIPVIASGGAGTVQHCIEAITKGNADAVLAASIFHFKEIEIKDLKEKMKAANIEVRQT
- a CDS encoding AMP-binding protein produces the protein MKFKTTDVSKPAGEILSEVMGGSHSQLLIPPKLADENPPAQHPESDEKHIGLFSSGTTGSPKEIWNSCENLIRNARFTAEAFGVKSNHRLLMMAAPWHVAGLSWAIMAEELGCEYQFITTKKGEGDKWLKNVREFNPDFLLTVPAVLRALYDKEWFVPQVVFGGYSLDEGEFQKLNPHCDFTIQGYGQTEAGGLIAAHKRKSTAPVQPFEHLCSGHPIRGVQLKCEGTPENPAPIYIQSETAFTEQEYNSRDVGFMDSSGRVYVSGRADDIVKQK